Part of the uncultured Desulfobacter sp. genome, TTGTTTGCCAATGATAAGATTTTCGGGACAGCGCTCTTGCCGCCGTCCCTGGGACCCTGGCTTTTCCCCGTTGCCTTGATCATGGGCGGGATTGCCGCGTCCGTTGCATCGCTTCTGGTGGCCATTCCCTCGTTCAGGACCCGGGGGGATTACCTGGCCATTATCTCTTTGGCTTTCATGTTCATCGTCAAGAGTGCGGTGGAAAATCTCAACGTCATCGGCGGTGCCCGGGGCATGGGCGGGCAGCCGGATCTGGCTCCGCTTCATGTGATTTTTATCTGGACCATGCTGTGCATCTGGGTGATTCATAATTTTGTCACCTCCATCATGGGAAAGGCGTTGAATGCCGTGCGAGACGATGAGGCCGCATCCGAATCCATGACCGTAAAAACCCGGAAAACCAAGATGACGGCCTTCATGTTCGGTGCATTCTGGGCGGGTATCGCAGGCGGCCTGTTTGCCCATGTGCTCACCTATATCAATCCGGGCATGTTCAGCATCAACCGGCTGGCCGAAATTCTTGCCATGGTCTATTTCGGGGGTCTGAACTCCATTGTGGGGTCCATTGTGGGGGCCATCTCCATCAATATTCTGGGCGAAGCCTTGCGGCCCCTGGAGTTGTTCAAGTGGATCATAATTCCGTTGATACTGATTTTTGTCATGATCTTCAGGCCATACGGTTTGATCTCTTTTAAGGAGATCAACGCTGGAAAATTGCTTGCGGCCAAAAAGAGTAAATAAGGAGCCATATTATGAGGCCTTTGCTTCATGTAGATAAAATGACCCACTATTTCGGCGGATTGCGGGCGGTCCACAATTATAGCCTTTCGGTGGGCCCCAACCAGATTGTCGGCTTAATCGGCCCCAACGGGGCCGGAAAGACAACCGTCTTCAACCTGATCACAGGGGTATATACCCCCACCGAAGGGCGTATAACCCTGGAAAATGAAAGTATAGTGGGGCTGGAAACCAACGAAATTGCAGCCAAGGGCCTTGGCAGGACATTTCAGAATCTGGCCCTCTGGCGGCACATGAATGTGCTGGACCATATCAAGATGGCCCACTATTCCCAGCTGACCTACGGCCTGTTGGACGCATTTTTCAACACGGGAAAATGCCGAAGAGAGGAGACCCGAGTCCAGGAGAATGCCTACCGGCTTCTGGAATTGTTTGATATCAAGCAGCACGCCGGCCATCTGGTGACCAGCCTTCCATACGGGGCCCAGCGCCGGGTGGAGATGGCCCGGGCCATGGCCACCAATCCCAAGGTTCTTTTTCTGGATGAGCCCACCGCAGGCATGACCCCGGACGAGCTGATCCAGATGATCAAAATTATTCGCCAGGTGCACCGGGATTTTGGGGTGGCGATATTCCTGATCGAACACCGCATGAAATTTGTGATGGAGCTATGCCAGCATATCCAGACCCTGGTGTTCGGCGAAGTGATTGCCCAGGGGCCTCCCGAAGAGATCCAGAACAACCCCCAAGTGATTGAAGCCTATCTGGGCAAGGAGGATTTGACCTGATGCAGTTGAACGTTAAAAATCTTAAGGTATCCTACGGCAATATCAAGGCGCTGCATGGGCTGGATTTCAGCATTGATGCCGGTGAAATTGTGACCATTATCGGTGCCAATGGTGCGGGGAAAAGCACCACCCTTCGGGCCATCTCCCGGATGGTGCCCAGTGGGCCGGGATCCGTCATTGAATTTGAGGGTGACGATGTGCTCTCCTACAACACCGACAAGGTGGTCACCCGGCTGGGCATTTCCCATGTGCCCGAGGGCCGCAGGAT contains:
- a CDS encoding branched-chain amino acid ABC transporter permease encodes the protein MKSVHSIKKFLSNIPMAGWLLGMLAAVLIEYFWGYDYISYYLGLPKIPVLFGAIIMLKDPVMIPGALAYDLVVYILPVCIVGKASVFFTNPLAGAMEKLPLWISVLIHLCCFYAILSLWAGINDYRVLVVKLTLISIILTISINVINGYQGEFSCSHPGFMAVGAYVSSVISLFLFANDKIFGTALLPPSLGPWLFPVALIMGGIAASVASLLVAIPSFRTRGDYLAIISLAFMFIVKSAVENLNVIGGARGMGGQPDLAPLHVIFIWTMLCIWVIHNFVTSIMGKALNAVRDDEAASESMTVKTRKTKMTAFMFGAFWAGIAGGLFAHVLTYINPGMFSINRLAEILAMVYFGGLNSIVGSIVGAISINILGEALRPLELFKWIIIPLILIFVMIFRPYGLISFKEINAGKLLAAKKSK
- a CDS encoding ABC transporter ATP-binding protein, whose product is MRPLLHVDKMTHYFGGLRAVHNYSLSVGPNQIVGLIGPNGAGKTTVFNLITGVYTPTEGRITLENESIVGLETNEIAAKGLGRTFQNLALWRHMNVLDHIKMAHYSQLTYGLLDAFFNTGKCRREETRVQENAYRLLELFDIKQHAGHLVTSLPYGAQRRVEMARAMATNPKVLFLDEPTAGMTPDELIQMIKIIRQVHRDFGVAIFLIEHRMKFVMELCQHIQTLVFGEVIAQGPPEEIQNNPQVIEAYLGKEDLT